In Clostridiales bacterium, one DNA window encodes the following:
- a CDS encoding PD-(D/E)XK nuclease domain-containing protein, with product ASIVQIAYLTALKKYAIHREFKSGEGYADFVFIPNKKSDTAFILELKVDSTPEEALKQIKNKNYMQSLRNCVGPKLAIGISYNSENTNKDDNRRHYIKIEELN from the coding sequence GCATCTATTGTTCAAATAGCATATTTAACTGCACTAAAAAAGTATGCTATACACAGAGAATTTAAATCTGGTGAAGGATATGCCGATTTTGTATTTATACCAAACAAGAAAAGTGATACTGCATTTATACTCGAACTTAAAGTGGACTCTACACCAGAAGAAGCCTTAAAACAGATAAAGAATAAAAATTATATGCAATCACTTAGAAATTGCGTAGGTCCAAAACTGGCGATTGGTATATCATATAACTCAGAAAACACAAATAAGGATGATAACAGACGTCATTATATTAAAATAGAAGAATTAAACTAA